A genome region from Anastrepha obliqua isolate idAnaObli1 chromosome 4, idAnaObli1_1.0, whole genome shotgun sequence includes the following:
- the LOC129244437 gene encoding solute carrier family 28 member 3 isoform X1, which produces MEMTEKKIEGQLNNAYEIGDAIENVAGADHDVNKVDKIESDIEYEKKKPNRKQRIKKATHTGLKVLVHLVVGGYFAYATYHYIDVANNDCDSNSPNQLCGIQFCSGYGMLVLILGFVYLGLLYYKVVKPTIGKQLKRQYISPFGKWWKTFSRTRIVSSIMLVTLLIALVVFLFFETKDDRNKLKSLVAPCAFILAGYIFSYDRKAINWRTVISGIVCQFILGVLCLRWEVGRKIFQCIGDKVTTFLTFADEGSRFVFGDSLVNDSIFAFAILPVIFFFSFFISILHYWGVMQWIVVKLGWLLQQILGTTVCESVTSAANIFLGMSESPLLVRPYIKKLTASELHSIMASGFATVSGTVLAAYLSFGASAAHLITSSVMAAPAALAFSKLYMPETEESQTTSKNIELEKSEDSSILDAASNGANSAIPIVLGIAANIVAFVAFVAFLNAVVNWFSFLVGLEDVDFEWLFSKLFIPLAWAMGVPSKDCDIVAKIVATKTIINEFVAYERLGEYIKNGDLEARSISISTFAICGFANPSSLGILIGTLSAMAPNRRYIITSVAMRAFIVGSIVCFVSASFAGTYVSKIIPNLYCLYISNQTLFLGLLLQEDAESLIYAKHLNATQLKNITIDLFKTSFRPQ; this is translated from the exons atgacagaaaaaaaaattgaaggtcAACTAAATAATGCATATGAGATTGGTGAT GCGATAGAAAATGTAGCGGGCGCTGACCACGATGTCAATAAG GTGGACAAAATAGAATCTGATATAGAATATGAGAAGAAGAAACCAAACAGGaaacaaagaattaaaaaagcgACACACACTGGTCTCAAGGTGTTAGTTCACCTCGTTGTCGGGGGGTATTTCGCATATGCGACATATCACTATATCGATGTCG CGAATAACGACTGCGATTCGAATAGCCCAAATCAGCTGTGTGGTATCCAGTTCTGCAGTGGTTATGGAATGCTGGTGCTGATACTGGGATTTGTTTATTTGGGTCTTCTCTACTATAAAGTCGTGAAGCCAACTATAGGGAAACAGTTAAAAAGGCAATATATTTCCCCATTTGGAAAATGGTGGAAAACTTTCAGTAGAACGAG GATTGTATCGAGTATTATGCTGGTAACGCTTCTTATAGCGCTGGTGGTATTTTTGTTCTTTGAAACCAAGGAcgatagaaataaattaaaatcgctGGTGGCGCCATGTGCCTTCATTTTGGCTGGTTATATCTTTTCTTATGACCGCAAAGCAATCAACTGGCGAACTGTCATATCCGGAATAGTGTGCCAGTTTATTTTGGGAGTGCTCTGCCTTCGGTGGGAAGTGGGCcgcaaaattttccaatgtATCGGCGATAAAGTTACAACCTTTCTAACATTTGCTGACGAAGGAAGTCGTTTCGTTTTTGGCGATTCACTTGTTAATGATTCCATCTTTGCTTTTGCCATTTTGCCAGTTATATTCTTCTTCAGTTTCTTCATTTCAATCTTACACTATTGGGGTGTCATGCAATGGATAGTCGTGAAACTCGGATGGTTGTTGCAACAAATTTTGGGTACGACAGTCTGTGAAAGTGTGACATCAGCGGCTAATATATTTCTAGGCATGTCTGAGAGTCCACTGCTAGTTCGGCCATATATTAAGAAGCTCACCGCTAGTGAATTGCATTCTATAATGGCCTCTGGATTTGCAACTGTTTCCGGCACGGTCTTGGCAGCATACTTATCCTTCGGAGCTTCGGCAGCTCACCTAATTACTTCGAGCGTTATGGCGGCACCAGCAGCATTGgcattttcaaaactttacatGCCCGAAACGGAGGAAAGTCAAACAACATCGAAAAATATCGAGTTGGAGAAATC AGAAGACTCATCTATACTGGATGCGGCATCAAATGGAGCTAATTCCGCAATACCCATCGTTTTGGGTATTGCCGCCAACATTGTCGCTTTTGTCGCCTTTGTGGCATTTCTTAATGCCGTGGTAAACTGGTTCAGCTTTTTGGTTGGATTGGAAGACGTTGATTTCGAATGGCTATTTTCCAAACTATTTATCCCGCTGGCTTGGGCCATGGGTGTGCCCTCCAAGGACTGTGATATTGTGGCAAAAATTGTGGCCACTAAGACAATAATCAACGAATTTGTAGCATATGAGCGTTTGGGAGAATACATAAAAAACGGTGACCTCGAG GCTCGCAGCATTAGCATATCAACATTTGCCATCTGTGGCTTTGCAAATCCAAGCTCACTGGGCATACTCATTGGCACACTGAGCGCGATGGCGCCGAATAGACGATACATTATAACATCGGTTGCAATGCGTGCATTTATTGTTGGTAGCATAGTGTGTTTCGTATCTGCCAGTTTTGCAGGTACATatgtttcgaaaataattccgaacctatattgtttatatatttcaaatcaaactttGTTTTTAGGGCTGTTACTCCAGGAAGACGCGGAAAGTCTAATATATGCCAAACACCTTAACGCAACTCAGCTCAAAAACATTACAATAGACCTTTTTAAAACCTCTTTTAGACCTCAATAA
- the LOC129244437 gene encoding solute carrier family 28 member 3 isoform X3, with translation MEMTEKKIEGQLNNAYEIGDAIENVAGADHDVNKVDKIESDIEYEKKKPNRKQRIKKATHTGLKVLVHLVVGGYFAYATYHYIDVANNDCDSNSPNQLCGIQFCSGYGMLVLILGFVYLGLLYYKVVKPTIGKQLKRQYISPFGKWWKTFSRTRIVSSIMLVTLLIALVVFLFFETKDDRNKLKSLVAPCAFILAGYIFSYDRKAINWRTVISGIVCQFILGVLCLRWEVGRKIFQCIGDKVTTFLTFADEGSRFVFGDSLVNDSIFAFAILPVIFFFSFFISILHYWGVMQWIVVKLGWLLQQILGTTVCESVTSAANIFLGMSESPLLVRPYIKKLTASELHSIMASGFATVSGTVLAAYLSFGASAAHLITSSVMAAPAALAFSKLYMPETEESQTTSKNIELEKSEDSSILDAASNGANSAIPIVLGIAANIVAFVAFVAFLNAVVNWFSFLVGLEDVDFEWLFSKLFIPLAWAMGVPSKDCDIVAKIVATKTIINEFVAYERLGEYIKNGDLEARSISISTFAICGFANPSSLGILIGTLSAMAPNRRYIITSVAMRAFIVGSIVCFVSASFAGLLLQEDAESLIYAKHLNATQLKNITIDLFKTSFRPQ, from the exons atgacagaaaaaaaaattgaaggtcAACTAAATAATGCATATGAGATTGGTGAT GCGATAGAAAATGTAGCGGGCGCTGACCACGATGTCAATAAG GTGGACAAAATAGAATCTGATATAGAATATGAGAAGAAGAAACCAAACAGGaaacaaagaattaaaaaagcgACACACACTGGTCTCAAGGTGTTAGTTCACCTCGTTGTCGGGGGGTATTTCGCATATGCGACATATCACTATATCGATGTCG CGAATAACGACTGCGATTCGAATAGCCCAAATCAGCTGTGTGGTATCCAGTTCTGCAGTGGTTATGGAATGCTGGTGCTGATACTGGGATTTGTTTATTTGGGTCTTCTCTACTATAAAGTCGTGAAGCCAACTATAGGGAAACAGTTAAAAAGGCAATATATTTCCCCATTTGGAAAATGGTGGAAAACTTTCAGTAGAACGAG GATTGTATCGAGTATTATGCTGGTAACGCTTCTTATAGCGCTGGTGGTATTTTTGTTCTTTGAAACCAAGGAcgatagaaataaattaaaatcgctGGTGGCGCCATGTGCCTTCATTTTGGCTGGTTATATCTTTTCTTATGACCGCAAAGCAATCAACTGGCGAACTGTCATATCCGGAATAGTGTGCCAGTTTATTTTGGGAGTGCTCTGCCTTCGGTGGGAAGTGGGCcgcaaaattttccaatgtATCGGCGATAAAGTTACAACCTTTCTAACATTTGCTGACGAAGGAAGTCGTTTCGTTTTTGGCGATTCACTTGTTAATGATTCCATCTTTGCTTTTGCCATTTTGCCAGTTATATTCTTCTTCAGTTTCTTCATTTCAATCTTACACTATTGGGGTGTCATGCAATGGATAGTCGTGAAACTCGGATGGTTGTTGCAACAAATTTTGGGTACGACAGTCTGTGAAAGTGTGACATCAGCGGCTAATATATTTCTAGGCATGTCTGAGAGTCCACTGCTAGTTCGGCCATATATTAAGAAGCTCACCGCTAGTGAATTGCATTCTATAATGGCCTCTGGATTTGCAACTGTTTCCGGCACGGTCTTGGCAGCATACTTATCCTTCGGAGCTTCGGCAGCTCACCTAATTACTTCGAGCGTTATGGCGGCACCAGCAGCATTGgcattttcaaaactttacatGCCCGAAACGGAGGAAAGTCAAACAACATCGAAAAATATCGAGTTGGAGAAATC AGAAGACTCATCTATACTGGATGCGGCATCAAATGGAGCTAATTCCGCAATACCCATCGTTTTGGGTATTGCCGCCAACATTGTCGCTTTTGTCGCCTTTGTGGCATTTCTTAATGCCGTGGTAAACTGGTTCAGCTTTTTGGTTGGATTGGAAGACGTTGATTTCGAATGGCTATTTTCCAAACTATTTATCCCGCTGGCTTGGGCCATGGGTGTGCCCTCCAAGGACTGTGATATTGTGGCAAAAATTGTGGCCACTAAGACAATAATCAACGAATTTGTAGCATATGAGCGTTTGGGAGAATACATAAAAAACGGTGACCTCGAG GCTCGCAGCATTAGCATATCAACATTTGCCATCTGTGGCTTTGCAAATCCAAGCTCACTGGGCATACTCATTGGCACACTGAGCGCGATGGCGCCGAATAGACGATACATTATAACATCGGTTGCAATGCGTGCATTTATTGTTGGTAGCATAGTGTGTTTCGTATCTGCCAGTTTTGCAG GGCTGTTACTCCAGGAAGACGCGGAAAGTCTAATATATGCCAAACACCTTAACGCAACTCAGCTCAAAAACATTACAATAGACCTTTTTAAAACCTCTTTTAGACCTCAATAA
- the LOC129244437 gene encoding solute carrier family 28 member 3 isoform X2: MTEKKIEGQLNNAYEIGDAIENVAGADHDVNKVDKIESDIEYEKKKPNRKQRIKKATHTGLKVLVHLVVGGYFAYATYHYIDVANNDCDSNSPNQLCGIQFCSGYGMLVLILGFVYLGLLYYKVVKPTIGKQLKRQYISPFGKWWKTFSRTRIVSSIMLVTLLIALVVFLFFETKDDRNKLKSLVAPCAFILAGYIFSYDRKAINWRTVISGIVCQFILGVLCLRWEVGRKIFQCIGDKVTTFLTFADEGSRFVFGDSLVNDSIFAFAILPVIFFFSFFISILHYWGVMQWIVVKLGWLLQQILGTTVCESVTSAANIFLGMSESPLLVRPYIKKLTASELHSIMASGFATVSGTVLAAYLSFGASAAHLITSSVMAAPAALAFSKLYMPETEESQTTSKNIELEKSEDSSILDAASNGANSAIPIVLGIAANIVAFVAFVAFLNAVVNWFSFLVGLEDVDFEWLFSKLFIPLAWAMGVPSKDCDIVAKIVATKTIINEFVAYERLGEYIKNGDLEARSISISTFAICGFANPSSLGILIGTLSAMAPNRRYIITSVAMRAFIVGSIVCFVSASFAGTYVSKIIPNLYCLYISNQTLFLGLLLQEDAESLIYAKHLNATQLKNITIDLFKTSFRPQ; encoded by the exons atgacagaaaaaaaaattgaaggtcAACTAAATAATGCATATGAGATTGGTGAT GCGATAGAAAATGTAGCGGGCGCTGACCACGATGTCAATAAG GTGGACAAAATAGAATCTGATATAGAATATGAGAAGAAGAAACCAAACAGGaaacaaagaattaaaaaagcgACACACACTGGTCTCAAGGTGTTAGTTCACCTCGTTGTCGGGGGGTATTTCGCATATGCGACATATCACTATATCGATGTCG CGAATAACGACTGCGATTCGAATAGCCCAAATCAGCTGTGTGGTATCCAGTTCTGCAGTGGTTATGGAATGCTGGTGCTGATACTGGGATTTGTTTATTTGGGTCTTCTCTACTATAAAGTCGTGAAGCCAACTATAGGGAAACAGTTAAAAAGGCAATATATTTCCCCATTTGGAAAATGGTGGAAAACTTTCAGTAGAACGAG GATTGTATCGAGTATTATGCTGGTAACGCTTCTTATAGCGCTGGTGGTATTTTTGTTCTTTGAAACCAAGGAcgatagaaataaattaaaatcgctGGTGGCGCCATGTGCCTTCATTTTGGCTGGTTATATCTTTTCTTATGACCGCAAAGCAATCAACTGGCGAACTGTCATATCCGGAATAGTGTGCCAGTTTATTTTGGGAGTGCTCTGCCTTCGGTGGGAAGTGGGCcgcaaaattttccaatgtATCGGCGATAAAGTTACAACCTTTCTAACATTTGCTGACGAAGGAAGTCGTTTCGTTTTTGGCGATTCACTTGTTAATGATTCCATCTTTGCTTTTGCCATTTTGCCAGTTATATTCTTCTTCAGTTTCTTCATTTCAATCTTACACTATTGGGGTGTCATGCAATGGATAGTCGTGAAACTCGGATGGTTGTTGCAACAAATTTTGGGTACGACAGTCTGTGAAAGTGTGACATCAGCGGCTAATATATTTCTAGGCATGTCTGAGAGTCCACTGCTAGTTCGGCCATATATTAAGAAGCTCACCGCTAGTGAATTGCATTCTATAATGGCCTCTGGATTTGCAACTGTTTCCGGCACGGTCTTGGCAGCATACTTATCCTTCGGAGCTTCGGCAGCTCACCTAATTACTTCGAGCGTTATGGCGGCACCAGCAGCATTGgcattttcaaaactttacatGCCCGAAACGGAGGAAAGTCAAACAACATCGAAAAATATCGAGTTGGAGAAATC AGAAGACTCATCTATACTGGATGCGGCATCAAATGGAGCTAATTCCGCAATACCCATCGTTTTGGGTATTGCCGCCAACATTGTCGCTTTTGTCGCCTTTGTGGCATTTCTTAATGCCGTGGTAAACTGGTTCAGCTTTTTGGTTGGATTGGAAGACGTTGATTTCGAATGGCTATTTTCCAAACTATTTATCCCGCTGGCTTGGGCCATGGGTGTGCCCTCCAAGGACTGTGATATTGTGGCAAAAATTGTGGCCACTAAGACAATAATCAACGAATTTGTAGCATATGAGCGTTTGGGAGAATACATAAAAAACGGTGACCTCGAG GCTCGCAGCATTAGCATATCAACATTTGCCATCTGTGGCTTTGCAAATCCAAGCTCACTGGGCATACTCATTGGCACACTGAGCGCGATGGCGCCGAATAGACGATACATTATAACATCGGTTGCAATGCGTGCATTTATTGTTGGTAGCATAGTGTGTTTCGTATCTGCCAGTTTTGCAGGTACATatgtttcgaaaataattccgaacctatattgtttatatatttcaaatcaaactttGTTTTTAGGGCTGTTACTCCAGGAAGACGCGGAAAGTCTAATATATGCCAAACACCTTAACGCAACTCAGCTCAAAAACATTACAATAGACCTTTTTAAAACCTCTTTTAGACCTCAATAA